The genomic DNA GAAGTTGAACGCGAAGGGATATCGAGTGGGAAACATCGATACCGTGATAGTGGCCCAGGCTCCTCGGCTCGGTCCACATCTTCCAGCGATGCAGAAGAAAATAGCGGAGGCCGCCGGCATCGATCCGGATCTGGTCAATGTCAAGGTGAAAAGCGGAGAAGGATTGGATGCGGTGGGACACGAAGAGGGGATGATCGCTCACGCGGTGTGTTTGATCGAACCGGTTTGACGCCGTAAGATACTACGTGATATTCATGAAAATTGGACAAGATCTCCAGGCCGCAGTCGGCTGGGTGACCGGTGTGGAGAACCACCCTTCCGCAAAAATCGGGACCGGCTTTTTCATCGAGTCATCACAACGCAGGGAACGCGTTTGCCGGATGGATCAGGCCGATCTGCCAGACCAGATCAGTGATCGATTGATCGCCCTCCATCCTGCCCGACATGATGCCGTGTCGGGGAGGGTTGGTCACCGGCTAGTTTGAGAGACAGTCGCTCATGAATTGCTTCCGCTCATCGCCCTTCAAGCTTTTCTCACCCGCCTCTTTATTACACGCCTTCATTTTATTCTGCTGAGTGTCCTTGCCGCTTCCGCTTTTCTCCGGCGTGGCGGACAGACATTCCTTCATAAATGCCTTCCGTTCCTCGCCTTTCCCTTCGCCAAACTTCTTGGCATTCGCCTGTTCGTTGCACGCCTTCATCTTATTTTGCTGTGCAGGTGCAGCCATGGCGAATGGGGTCACTCCAAGGCCGAGCACAAGCACTCCGAAAGTGAGAGTACGCAAGGATGTCATCATGCTGAATCTCCTTCTATAGTGAGATGCAAGTCTGGCCAGCATCATAGCAAAGCAATACGCAATTGTCTGTCATATGAATGTGACAAGCATCAATCGTAGTCGACCCGCACTAAAAAAAGTCCTTGCGGGGGGGCGGTTTTTCCGGCAGCCGAGCGGTCCCGCGCTTTGAGGATGGTGTTGAGACTCTCCGGTGTGCGCTTGTTCAAGCCGACCTCCACGAGCGTCCCGACGATCGAGCGGATCATCTGTTTAAGGAATCGGTCGGCATAGGCTTCGGTCCGCAGCCGATCGCCTTCACGGAAGACCGTGAATCGCTGCAGATGACAAATAGGATCGTCATTGTCGGTGGGTTGGGTCTGGAACGAAGAAAAATCGAGTGAGCCGATCAGGGCAAGGCCCGCTTGATTCATCGCGGCATCGTCGAGAGGCTGATGGATATGCCAGCAATAGTCGCGCTCAACCGCCGGACGCTCCGGTCGATTCAGAATACGGTATTCATACAGTTTGCCTTTTGCCGAGTATCTCGCGTGGAATGTGTCCGGCATGCGGGCGGCTGATCGCACCACGATGCTTGTCGGAAGATGAGCGTTCAGTGCTCTGGTCCATTCCCGAGGCGTCATGTCACGGTCGATATGGAAGCTCGCGACCTGCCCCAGCGCGTGAACTCCCGCATCGGTGCGCCCGGCACCGATGACCGGTACGTTGATTTGAGTGACGCCTAGGATAGCCGTTTCGACGGCTTCTTGTATCGTCGGTCGGTCGGGCTGACGTTGCCAGCCTGAGTAAGCCGTGCCGTCATATTCGAGAATCAGTTTGATGATTGGCATGAAATGCGTGGACGGCGATGAAAGAAACGATCAACGGATGACCGGTCGACTATTAGCAAGGAACGAAACGATGCCTTGGTAGAGGGATCGAGCGATATCTCCGACGAACGCCGGTTTCCTGAGGAGATCTTCTTCATCGGGATTGGAAATATAGGCGATTTCTGCCAGGATGCTGGGCATACTCGTAAACCTCAATACATAAAAGGGTGCCGTCTTGACGCCATGGTCGTTCATGACGTATTGCACGTTCATCTGGGAGATCATGGCTTCTTTCGCATTCCAAGCGAGCTCCAGGGACTCGTCGATCTTCTTCGTTGTTAAGAGATCCGCCACAAGGTATTCCCATCCGACTCCGGTGTTGTTGATCGGCGTGCCGTTTTCCCGTGCCGCAATCTCCAGAGCCCGCTGATCCTTGGCCTCTCCGAAGTGATAAATTTCGATCCCTTTAACCGAACGTGACGGATGAGAATTGACATGGATGGAGACAAAGAGATCGGCTTCATTGCTGTTCGCGAACCTGGCTCGGTCTTCCAGCTCAATGAACACATCACGGTCCCGAGTCATCAACACACGCATGCCGGGCTGCCGGCTCAGAAGCTCACGAAGCTGGAGTCCCACCTTGAGAGCAATATCCTTCTCCTCGGTCTTTCGGATTCCCCGTGCGCCCGGATCTTTCCCGCCATGGCCCGGATCGATCACAATGGTCGTGTACTCCTTGGCGCGCAGTGTCATAGGTCGTGATGCAGGGGAGACTGACCGTTGAGGGACTTCGTACAAGTCAAGTGGAGAAGAAGGGGGTTCCGCAATGGGCGGAGTCACGTCAATGACCAAGCGAGGCGGATGGGAAAGCGTGAAGTGCTTATAGGTCCGGAATGATGCGGTCGGAAGAGACACGGCAACGGCATGGGGAGCTAGTTGAGTGATTATAAAGGGCGATGGGATGGTCCCATTCTTGGCCTTGGTTTGGGCCGGCCTGCTGAGCCAGGCGTTGGGAAGAGCGATCACCACGCGACTTGGATTGGCGGCTCGCTGCTCAATGACCGTGGCGTGACGATCGAGATCCAACACCAGTCTGGTTCTCTCCGGACTCGCCATCACACGGAAATTGCGAACAGTAACGGGGGCTATGGAAGCAGTCGTTCCTCTGACGGGGCTGTGTTTCGATGCCATCACCGGCAGAGGACGGTGATCCTCAGGGGTCCAAGCCCAAGCCGCTTGGATCAGGACTCCAGAGGTGGACAGGAGGAAGATGGCAGTGGACGAGAGGAGGGCGAGGGGCTTGATTGAAAACGGCCGAGGGCTTCGTACGTGCATGGGCCCTTTTCAGTAATAGACAATGGGAAACTATTCTCAGATGTCCGCCGCCTTGTCAAGAATTACACCGGTTGGCTATTCGGATTGACTGTCGGCTCATGACCACGATAGCGTGAGGCATGCCGACGCATCTGATCGTCGATGGGTATAATGTGCTGGCCGGTGCCGGAAACCTTTCCGGCTCCCTTGAATCGGCTCGCGAAATGCTGGTGCGGGACCTGGCGTCCTATCGGCATCGAAAGAATCACGTCATCACCGTCGTATTCGACGGCTGGCAGCGTGGGCAGCCGTCGGAACAGCGGGAATATCGTGCCGGAATCCAGATAATCTATTCAAAACGGGGTGAACGAGCGGATCAGGTCATCCAACGGCTGGCACGGGAGTATGGGGTGGACTGTGCGGTCGTCAGCTCCGATCATGAGATCGTGAATTCGGCCAGAGCCCATGGGGCCTTTATCATGGGTGCTCGTGAGTTTGCGGGTAAGCTCCATCTGTCATCCGATACTGCCGGCACCATACCGTTTAAAGAGCTGGATTTTGGAGACGATGCTCGCCCAAGGCGCGGACCGGAGAAGAAAGGAAATCCTCGCAAGCTTCCAAAGGCGCGGAGGCAGCGAGACCGGCGGCTCAGGCGATTTTGAACAGTCGTTTGGAATTGACGGTGGTTGTTCGTTGGACCTCGTCCAGGGAAAGTTCGGGATGGAGCGCCGCAAGCTGCTTGGCCACCTGCGATACATAGACCGGTTCATTACGCTTTCCCCGGTAAGGAACAGGAGTGAGATACGGGCAGTCGGTTTCGATCAGGACGCGATCGAGGGGGGTATTTTTAGCGATCTCTCTTAACGGTGTCGCATTCTGAAATGTCAGGATTCCTGAAAACGATAGGTAAAATCCAAGATCCAGGGCTTCCTTAGCCAGCCAACTATCTCCGGAAAAACAGTGAAATACCCCACCGATCTCTGACGCTCTCTCTTCTTTCAGAATTGTAACCGTATCCTCTTGTGCCTCCCTCGTGTGGATGATTACGGGCAGTGTCAGTTCCCGCGCAACCTGAATCTGTTCACGGAATCGATCGCGTTGTTCTTTCGGGGAAGAGTGATTGTAATGATAGTCCAGTCCGATTTCCCCATAAGCCACCACCTTCCTGTTTCTTGCCAGATGACGGAAGGTATCGTACCAGGTGTTTTGCACATGCTTCACTTCGTGAGGGTGGATGCCGATGGAGGCGTAGATAAACGGGTATCGTTCTGAGAGCGCGACTGCCGCTTGACTGGTTGCCAAATCGCAACCGATGGTGAGAAAAGCCTCGACTCCGGCATCCCGCGCGCGGGCGATGACAGCCTCTCTGTCTTCGTTGTAGCGGGCATCATCCAGGTGAGTATGAGTATCGATCAGCATGACAGGAATCCTACCACGATGTGATATCGAGGTGGCCACATCTTCTTGATGAGGCCTGCTTTAGCGGTCAACCGACAGATCTGTGGCGATTCACCGCCATCGGGGAAATGCCACACTCGAAGAGCTGAGACGATGAATGATCAGAGGTGAAAAGTCAGGAGACCGGCTTGGGGGTGACTGCCGCCGCGAGCTCGAGCAGCAAATGCTCGGTCTCGCTCCAGCCCAGGCAGGCATCGGTAATTGAGACGCCATGAAGGAGAGCGACGCCTTCTTTCCACGCCTGTCTGCCGGGATTCAGATTGCTTTCGAGCATGAGACCCATGATGGTTTGGCGGCCTTCACGGAACTGCCGCAGAACCTCATGGGCGACCAAGCCCTGGCGCGTGTGATCTTTCTTAGAATTGTCGTGCGAACAATCGATCATGATCGGACGGGCGATGCCTTCTCCGGCGACGGCGGCTTCAGCCCTCGCGACATGTTCCTCCTCATAGTTCGTCCTCCCTCCTCCACCACGGAGAACGATATGGCGGTCGGGATTGCCCATGGTTCTGATGATCGCAGTTTGGCCGTCGGCGTTGATGCCGACAAAATGATGTAATGTGCGGGCGGAAATCATGGCATTGACGGCCACCTGCAAGCTACCCTCAGTGCCGTTCTTAAAGCCGACCGGCATGGAAACACCGCTCGCCATTTCTCGATGGGTTTGGCTCTCCGTGGTACGAGCCCCGATCGCCGCCCAACTGATGAGGTCGGCTATGTACTGTGGACTGATCGGATCCAGCAGTTCGGTTCCGCAAGGAAGGCCGAGTTGATTGATTTTGAGGAGAATCGCCCTCGCCAATTCCATTCCCGTCGCGATATCGCAGGTCCCGTCGAGATGCGGATCATTAATCAGGCCTTTCCATCCGACGGTGGTTCGGGGTTTTTCAAAGTAAGTCCGCATCACGATCAGGAGACGGTCACACAAGGTATCGGCGAGGGGTTTCAACTTGAGGGCATATTCAAAGGCAGCGTCGGGGTCATGGATGGAGCACGGTCCTACGATGACCAGGAGCCTATCACGATCCTTTCCATGGAGAATTCGGCGAATCGCTTCACGGGTTTCGACGACGAGTGCCGCAGCCCGATCGGTAATAGGCAGTTTTGTCTTAATGGCGCGCGGGGACGGCAACGCCTTGATTTCCATGACGTGCTGATTGTCGATCGGTCTATTCATGAGGGGGTATGTCCTTTTAGGATCTCATTCTTGTTGAGATCTTGAGGGGGAAGTAATGTAACGGAACACGCCGGAAAAGTCCATACGGGTCGGACTCGATCGGTAAATCGAGTCTGCGAATTTGGATGGTGCTCATGTGCCGGGAATTCTTGCAATTCTGATCATAGATGCCTATTCTACCGCCATGTTTTCGATGATGTTCAGATCCTTCTCATCGTTACTCCATGCTGGGGTCGCATTGGGAATGATCTGCATCATCCTGGGACTGGCTCCGTTCACAGTGGCTCAGGATGTCCACCATGAACTAGCCGCGGCTGATTCGGATGGCCACGAACATTCAGACACCGACATCTGCCAGTGGGTCCAGCACCATATCGCCGGTTCGCTTGATCTTGATCTTCCACGATTAGCCGTTTGCGATGTCGTCCGGCACCAGGAATTTCCTTCTGAATCCGTTCTGCTTTCGGCCGCTCCCTCGCTTGTCGGCCCTTCCCGTGCCCCTCCTCAAGTATAACCGAGCCTCACACGAAGCAGTCAGAATAGATTGATAGGTCGTGAAGTCCACGCACGCCTATTCATCTATTTTCATTTATTAATCGATGGTTTGGGAGCGAGGAAGGGCTCATGTACCCACTTGCGAGACGTGCGCTGGGCGCATGGTTGATGATGATCACACTAACTGCCGTATGGGGAACGTTATCGTTCGTTCAGGCAGAGGACAACGAACGAGCCTTAACGATCAAGGGAGTCGTCCAAAACCAGGACCTTCGGCGCGTGCCGCAGGCGACCGTCGAAGTGAAGAATCAAGATGGCGATATCGTATCAGCCGGTGTCTCGAACGATGCCGGCGAATTCAAGATTTCCGTTCCGGATAGAGGTACGTACTCCGTCAGCGCTGTGCAAGAGACCTATCGGAGCGAATATGCGGTGGTGACTATTGGAAAGGAGAGGCCTGCATCAGTGACTCTGACATTGGCCCTGACGAAGGAGATTGCGCTGGAAATCGTCTCTCCACTGCCTCCGATTCAGTACAAAGCCTCCAGCGAGACCTATCAATTAAACCGGAAGGACATAGAAACCCTTCCGCGCGGCAACAATAACACGATAGCGGATGTCTTGCTGACCATTCCTAGCGTTACGTATGGCGCGCTGGGGCAAATGCACATCCGCCAGGATCATGCGAATCAACAATTTCGTATAGACGGCGTGCCGATCCCGGAGGGGGTCAGCTCGACCTTCACCGATGTGATTTCGCCCCGAATGTGGGAACGTGCGGATATCATCCTCGGCGGAATGGAGGCGCAGTATGGCAATAAGTCCGCGGTTATAGTGGATATCACCAGCAAGAGCGGCACACATCCCTCCTTCGGCTCTGCACAAATCTTCGGCGGTTCGAACCGGACCGTCAACCCGTCGTTCGAGTACGGCGGCACGATCGGCGAGAAGTTTCGCTATTATGCGCTCAACAGCTATACGGCGACAAATCGCGGGATCGAGCCGCCGACGCTCGGCCATTCGGTCTTTCATGATCAGAGTGAACGCAATCAGACGTATCTGCGGGGGGATTACCAACATGATAATCACAACAGCCTGAGTTGGGTGTTCATCAACGCGGTGGCCAAATACCAAATCCCCACCGTTCCCGGTTTGGGCCTCGACGAGGACGTGCTGCCGCTTCTTCGAGCACAGAACCCGACATTCTCACCGGTCGCCTCTCAATCCGTGGACCAGAACCAGAAAGAGAATTCACAATACACTCATCTCGTGTGGCGTCATGACATCAACCCGAGCAATTTTTTTCAACTGGCCGGGTTTTTGAGAAATAGCTATGCGAACTTCAGTACAGATCCGTTGAACGCATTGGCATATACGCTAGACCAGCAGACGGCGAATCAGAAACGGAAGGCATACTCGCTGGGGACGCGACTCGATTATTCCTGGATTCCCAGCACAAGCCACCTGATCAAAACAGGATTTCAGTTGGAATACACCAATGCGCAGAATCAGTTTCAATTATTTGACTTTGCCGTTGATCCGGTGTCGGGCCTGCCTACAGGACCGGTTATCAGTCAAACTGCCGCGAATACCAACATCCAAAAACGGGTAGGGATGTGGATTCAAGACCAATGGACCCTGACTGATTCCTTGATCTTGAATGTGGGTGTGCGCGGCGATGTGATTCAAAGTTTCTACAATGAAGGACAGTTGAGCCCACGCGTCGGGGTGACATACAAGTTGAACCGGTCCAACGTCTTCCATGCCTACTATGGACGGCTGTTCACGCCTCCGAATGTCGAGCAGATCGCGTTTACCAAAGTGAATCTCGAAGGGACCACTGCACAACCGGACGATCCGACGGGATTCAGGCCTAGGGCGGAGCGCTCGCACTATTTTGAAGTGGGCAGTTATCATGCACTCAACAGCTGGGCCACCCTCGAACTGACGGCCTATTACAAGCGAAATCACTTTCAGTCGGATGCCGGTCAGTTTGGGACCACTCCGATGCTCAACTTCTTCGCCTTTCGGTGGGGCTATCAAATGGGCATCGATGGTGCGCTCAAAATGCAACTCACCGAGGACCTCAGCATGCGTGGCAATGTGGCGTGGGGTCGATGCAAGGCCAATGGCCTGCAATCGGGGCAGTACCTTCTGGATGCGAAGGAGATTGCGGACATTCATACAGCGGGCGGCGTCTTCTGCGATCATTCGCAGTCGATCACGAGTTCGGCGGTCGTGGCCTATCGATTTCCGTTCAAGACGATGTTGTCGGGACAAATGCTCTATGGGTCCGGCTTGCGGACCGCAGCAAATGATCAGGCCTTCACGAACTCCTCACACTTTCAGTCCTGGACCATCTACAATGTTTCAATCAGTCACACATTCACGCTGCCGTGGGATCAGCAAAAAATGCTGGTGGGATTCGACGTCGTCAATTTGCTCGACCAGAAGTACTTCTACAACACCGGCGGAGGCGGTATCGGCCTCGGTATCGCCCATGCAGGGATGCCTCGATCCTTTTTCTTCCGTGCGCAGTGGTTTTTCTGATACAAGCATCGCATGAGAGTGGTATTGAACAGCATGATGAGAGCAAGCGAGAGGGTTGTCCTCCATTGTGCGCTGTGTGTCTGTCTCTGGCCGGCCGTGGTCCACGCCGCGACCGGCGATGAGGCGACGCACGAAAGCGACCATCAGGAAGACCTCTTGGAGCTGCCCGAAGTGCATGTGCACGGGTTGCCGCTCAATAAGGATCAGCAACAGGGGCCCGTCCCACGTTCCACGCCCTGGCCCGGGATTCCTCCCGCGTTGGATGGCAAAGTCATCGACGATTGGATGAAGGTCAGAATGTTGGTGAGCAAGGAGGCGAAGGTGACCGTGGTGGTACTGGAACCGGCGCAGCACCGAGAACTCACTCAGTCGGGCATCGCTGCGCTGAAGAAATGGACCTTCGATCCCCAAATGAATGGGGACGATCCGGTCGACGGCGAGCTGACGGTCCGGATTCATTTCCGAACCAGATAAAAGGTCACTGTTCAAAAGTCGTTGGACAGGAATCAGCAAAATCCTGATAATGATTCTTTCTATAACCGATGACTATTGACGACTGACCGATTATGACGTGGGACGAATCTCTCTTTCTGGCGATCAACGGCTTGTCAGGTCGATCGGTGACTGCCGATCACTTTTTCCTCCAAATCGGAAATCGCAGCATGCTCTATGTGCCCGGAGCCTGCGCCATCGTCTATTGGATTTGGAATAATCGGCGAGAGGCCTTGTTGGGAGGTCCGGTTCTGGGAGCAGCGGTCGGACTGGCCGATTTTTTCGGGGGACAGCTCAAATGGGTTTTTGAACGGGTCAGGCCTTGCCGGGCGCTTACCGACGCAGTCAAAATCGAGCCGAACGGTTGTGGAGGCTTGTTCAGTTTTCCGTCGAATCATGCGGCCAACACCGCTGCAATCGCGTCGTTCTTACAGGTCCTCTATCCCCAATCAGGTTGGATCACCTGGCCGATCGTAGCGCTGATCGGGTTTGCCCGAGTGTATGTCGGCGCACATTATGTGACCGATGTGCTCGGAGGGTGGATCCTCGGAGGTGTACTGGGTGGAGGGGCTGCGTGGGCGCTACTTCGCTGGCCTCGGTTCAGGAAGAGGTTGGAGTCCGTCATAAGACCGGCCAAGGAAGCGGGAGCTCAGTCCTAATGTTTAGAAAGTTCCCGGTTGGTGTTCTACCGTGGCTAGGAGATCAGCCCGCAGACGCTCCACATCGTACCCTCGTCCGATAAACACCAGCGCAGGCTCCGGTTCGTCCAACAGCGTGAGCGGCGTGATCGTGGCCTGTCCCGGCAACGCATATTGGAATTCTTGCAGCTTCGATTCCTGCGCAAATCGGAAATAACCTTTCGCCCGCTCGAGTTCTTTGGGGAACGTCTTGATCCAAGCCAGAAATCGCTGGCGATCCAGCGGACCAGGCAACGGGATCGTGATAGCGATGGGATGGTACGCCGCACGTTGAGGGGAGCCACGACGCGATTTGCTGAACTGCACATTCGTCGGTGCCGTTTGTTTCGTCGATGGATGTTGAGCCAAAAGATTGGCGACATCAAGCCGCGCGTGCGATGTCTCCCACAGGCGGGCGTAGGGGTTTTGTTCGAGAATACCGGCGCGGAACCGCTCCCAGTGGCCTGGGACATAGAGGTCCCGCTTGTTCAAGATCAGTTCATCGGCACAGCGGATCGCTTGTGCTGTCACATAGGCGCTAGAATGGCTTTCCTCCGTCGAGACCGGATGCAGAAGCGCCATGACTCGTTCAAGGGAAGCCAATCGCGCCGTGTACATATCGGTCACCGCATCGATCACTTCAGCCGGATCGGCAAGCCCCGAGCATTCCAGAATCAGCACATCCGATCCATGATCGCGCACCAGCTGCGCGATGCCCCAGGAGAGATCTTCCTTCGTGTCGCAACAGACACAACCCCCGGCTAAGTTCATGACTTGTTCGGCCAGTGTGCCGGCCCGAGGGCCATCGATGCTGACCGACCCGACCTCGTTCATCAAGACACCGGTTCGTCGACCCTGGGCTTTCCAATGCTCCAACAGCCGCATCAGCAGCGTCGTCTTTCCAGCGCCGAGAGAGCCGCAGAGGATGTAGAAGGGAACAGAAGTTACGGTCATATTCCTCGATGATGTAACACAAGTCCTTGTACCGGGATAGGTCTTGAACATGAAGGGTATCTTCTATGATCCTCCAGATTCATCGGGATTCAAGGCTTGGACCGTCATTGAGATTTCTCTCCAAAGGGACAACATACCTACACGCTCACCGCTGTATACGCAAGGATGCCTTCGCCAGTACCTTACATACACGGTCAGGATGAGAATCTCACCAAGAGTTTGAATCGATATCAATTTTGACTATGCCGAGTTGAATGAGAACCGACAGGAAATCTTAAGGCGCATTACGCGGCGTGGGGCGTATCGGACTGCCGCTGTGTTCCGATAGGCTCTTGTCAGTCAGTGAGGTCCGCTGGAGCTTTTCTTGATGCCTGCCGGCAGGCTTCACCACCAAATATTTGAGTATGGGAATCCTCGCTAATACAAACGTGAATAACACGGAAAAGATGTAGACCTCGACGGCGAGGATTACTCCGCGCAATGGAATTCCTATGAGGAAATTTACAGGCCCACGAACCGTATAGAGCACGAAGATATGGGAGAGGTACACTCCCAACGTGAATTGGGCAAGAAATGGGAAGGGGGTAGATTCCCCCAATGTAGGCTCTGCGATCGCCAGTGTGAAAATGCCCATACTCAGGAGAATTGCTCCGAGGAAATGATGGTGGTGAATCGTCTCGCGCGAACTGTGGAAAACAGCATCCATAACCGTCCCTTCTATTAGTACGAGGGCATACCCTCCTACAATCAGACTGCACGCCAGGGCCGTAGAGAGCGGGTCACGTCCCGCAAGCCACCATCCTATGGCGGTGAGGAGGGTGGCGGTCATCCACAATCCGGGGTGGATAGTGGTGTTTACAAAGTACCCACCGAAGGTTTCCTGGGCGAGACCCCCTACATAAATACTGATGATCAATGGAATCAGATACCGCTCCAGTCGGTAGACGGCCATCAGAGTCAACGTGACAAGGCTGAACATCAGGGCGGGCAGAAACCAGAGAGGTCCGAAGGGACGATTGCCCTCTAAGAATAGACTGATATTCTGGTCCGCGAGGATATGCAGATTCTTGAGCGCCTCAGCGTAAAACGGCTGCCACAAGCCGTGCTGGAACACTTCGACGGGCCAGTTAGGTGGAGTGACGATATAGATACATGTCCACGCGAGGAACATCCAGGTCAGAGGACACCCATACCGACGCAATTGAGCGACCGGATTTCCAGTCGCCAGTACAGACTGCCGAAAGTAAAACCCAGCCGTGATCAGGAAGTATGGCACTCCCACCCACCAGATCAGATGACCCGTGAGCTCAAGCGGGAGGTTCTTGCCCTCAAGCTGGGAGAGAGTGTTGACAAGCCCGGTATGCCAAAGAATCACGGAGAAGATAGCCGGTACCCGAAACGTTTCGATGCTGGCTAGGCGTCTCGTCATGAGGTTCGTTTTCCGATCAAACACATGCTCAACGTCCTTGCAAAGCAGGGCTCATTCTTGCTGATGACCATCGGCAGAGGATTGGAACGATATCGATAAGATCGCACTAAGCGGGTCGTGCGTGACCGCACTTCATAACGTTCTTGCCACCCATTGTCCGACCGACTCAATGTGAGGTATCTATGAGTTGCAAATGAATATTAGGGAAACTTGGGATTCACTGTGTGTCCAGTGATGGCTCCAGGGTGAGTTGCCACAATCCTTGTTTGGATGTAATCAAAATCGGTGCCAGCCTTCGCTTCGGTAGACAGAGGCATCCGATTATGCTCTGTTTTGAATTGATCCGAGAATGAGCTATCGAGTTGCATTACGAACGCTCATCAACGTTCATCATGCGGATGCAGGCTGGTATCGGCTCTCATTGAATGCAGACGATCTCCACACGTGATCTACTTCGCTCCAGGAGACAGGCTGTCTTGCTAAATCTGGATGTAGGCTCAGGCTATGATTGATGGGTACAACGAGGACTAGGTGTTTAGTCTCACTTTGTGATGGTGTAGATTATTCTGCGCTACCAACGAAGAAGGAGTTATGGGACAAGTTTTGCACGGAAGCGCCAAGACTACGCACGCGGTCAGAGCGGCAATACAACGATCGCACGCTACGCTCAAAGAATTAGCTCAGCACTACAATGTCAATCCCACGACCGTTGCGAAATGGAAGAAGCGGAGCATTATTCATGATGCGCCGATGGGGCCCCAGAAGGTTGCCTCGACGGTCCCAACATCAGAAGAGGAAGCGATGTGTGTGGCCTTTCGCCAGCATACGCTGCTGTCTTTGGATGACTGTTTGTATGCGTTGCAACCTACCATTCCCAGCCTGTCCCGGTCAGCCTTGCCTCGCTGTTACCAGCGCCACGGTATCAGCCGGTTGCCGGATGAGGAAGACGCGAACCCGATAAAGAAGAAATTTAAAAAGTACCCCATCGGATACTCTCATCTCGACATTGCCGAAGTGCCCACCGAAGCAGGCAAGTTGTACCTCTTCGTGGCCATTGACCGCACCTCAAAGTTCGCGTACAGAGCGATTCCCCGATCGTGGTATTGCTTAGTTTCATCGAGTTCAGACCAGTATAAACAAGTTAACAACCTTAGAGCCTATCAGCGAATGCAAAATCCATCTGTCAGTTAGGAGATTGAATTGAGCGAATGTTATTCGGGAGTTGAAAACCTCGAAGTCATGCAGGAGGCACATAATTATAATAATTATTTGCTGAACCTTGTGGTTTCAGAAGCCCGTGATGCTGCTGTCGCTGTAGATTTTGGGGCAGGAATTGGAACATTTGCGAGCGAATTA from Nitrospira sp. includes the following:
- a CDS encoding Mobile element protein — encoded protein: MGQVLHGSAKTTHAVRAAIQRSHATLKELAQHYNVNPTTVAKWKKRSIIHDAPMGPQKVASTVPTSEEEAMCVAFRQHTLLSLDDCLYALQPTIPSLSRSALPRCYQRHGISRLPDEEDANPIKKKFKKYPIGYSHLDIAEVPTEAGKLYLFVAIDRTSKFAYRAIPRSWYCLVSSSSDQYKQVNNLRAYQRMQNPSVS